GACTCGTCGGAGCAGTCGCCGCCGTCGCTGCCGTCGCTGCCGTCGCCGCCGGCGCGGCGCGCGACgctgcccgcgccgccgcccttCGACACCGACTCGGCGCCCGACGACCCCGACCCCGACCCCGACCACTTCGACTCCGGCGACCCCCGCCTCTGCGACGATCCGGATGATCTCGACCTTGACGCGCCGCACTTTACTGACGGTATAATTGTCATGTCATTAGTCACATTTTTCCTATAAAATTAGTGCAAAATGTATAGATACTTTTACAATGTCAGTCGACAGAAAGCGTGTTTACATCAAACACCGTTGCTATGCCAATTCGTTTAATCCTCAATCATTCAACTATGTTATGGTTTAACAGTCAGTCAAACGTTATCtaggttatttttaagtacagcGGCACCTATCGGTCAATAAAGTAACTATCGTCCAAAACATACTCCCGCCTAAAATGACTGAAGGTCATTTTACTGTAAATTTGTGACGACTGTACTTTATGTTAACTCCAAAACTGTCCAAACACGTTACTGACTGAtaaagtacatattttttttcatatagctCGATTCTTCTTTCAGtggactgtatttttttgtttgttcttttgtATCATAGTCAAATCATTCTATTGCTTTTTCTTCTAAATTTTGAATGCATCTTTGTCTTTAgttttcttgtataaacacgACGTGATTTCAGGATTTCATTGTCTACGCTAGGTTTAGGAAAGATAAGTAATTTTTGGATCTATTTAGGTTTCTCTATGCAGTTACTTATCCCTCGGTTAAGGTAAGTTTCTCTTTATTCTCGTCTCGTTTggcttactctaattaaacttttgtttgtgcgttttataattattttcttctgTTTGGCTTTGTCGTGAACTTTTCGCTATTGAATTCAAATTTTGTAGTCTGGATTCTCCTGAATTAAAATTTGGTGTTGATTGTTTCTGATTTTCTATTCTTGTGTTGTGCTTCATCTCTATCTTCTTTATGTAGTATTCTTTATACTTTGTCATTGTTTTATCATGTAACTCATCTACTCCTTTCTCTTCGTGATTATTTATCTCTCTtcctacttgctcgttttttGTTTCTGGTTGGTATTTTTCATTGTTATCAATCTCTTGGTTTATCTCTCTGCTCTGTTTCTGTTGTTTTATCTCTCTGTTTTGTTTCTCATGTTTTATTTCTCTGTTTTGTCTCTCATGTTTTGCTTCTCTGATTTGTTTCTCATGTTCTATCTCTCTTGTTCTCTTAAGTTTTTCTCTCTCATGGGAATGGCTGTATGTGTAACCTCTATGCAACAGTGTATGGTGTCTTTTTCCACAGATGTGACAGGATGATTTGTTTATACAATACCTTGCTGGGTGGCCAGGTATAAGACAGTTAAAGCACAGTCTCTTGCTCTGTACAACGTCTATCTTCTCCTCAAGTATAAGTTGTTGAAATTCTCTGCATTGAAATATGCGGTGGTCTTGGTTGCAATATGCGCACTTATGGATCTCTGTGTCTACAAATAATGATGTAATTTCGATTTCATGATAATGCTCACTCTGGACGTTCGTTTTAGCGTTTTGGTTTGTACTCTGAATTGGTTGTATCATCTCTAAAACTCGAAATCGTTTTTCTAGGAATTTTGAAAACTTGGACATTGATGGTAACTCGTTAATGTTCATGTCGCTCACTTCTTCTTCCCACGCTTTATGAGTTTCGGTGTCAAGTTTGGAAACTATAAGATGAATGATGATGGTATCCCATGATTCAGTGTTGACTCCTTCTGCTTTCAGTTTGTTCAGGCATTCTATGGTGGTATCTAGCAGCTCTCGAATCGACTTGGCAGTTCCTGTGTTTATTTTTCTCTGGTTGATTAATCTGCTCAAGATCGAATTAACAATGATGCGTTTGTTGTCATATCTGCTTTTTAACATACTCCATGCTAAGTTGTAGTTACTATCAGTGACCGGTAAGTGTTTCAGTAGATGCTCTGGTTCACCTGACAGACAACTCTTCAGATAATGCAGTTTCTGAACATTTCCTAAATTGATGTTATTGTGGATGAGTGATATGAATAAATCATGGAATGACGTCCAATCTTGATAGTTGCCGGTGAATTGTGGAATGGTTATTTTCGGTAGTTTAATTTCTTCGCTTTTACTCGGGTGTTGGCTCTGATTCATTTGGTTTGAAATTTGTGAAGTGTCTTCTAATATGTCTGTCATCTCCGCTTTTAAATCAATGTAAAATTCTTCGTATGTCGAATAATAATCGTTGATGAAATATGAATGATGTTCCATGTCTtctttatttactgtttttattatttctcgATTTGTCTCCACAAAAATTCTTCCAATATTCCTCTAAAGTTTCTTTTCTCGCTTTGACATATCCTCTTGTCAATCTCGCTTTTCCTGTgttcttaaaatttattttcattttttggaTAATCCCCATCGCCTGTTCTTGTTCCGCTATTAGTCCCNNNNNNNNNNNNNNNNNNNNNNNacataggataccttttattccggtagagggcgccaccgcgcgataacctagatccgcgcagacgaagtcgcgggcttaagctagttaGTAATATGTGCATTAAAACCTCCTGCACatttcaaaaacatactggCTGAATGAACTTTCCGCTTTCTCCCCGCGCGGCGGCGCCACCAAGAGGCACGCAAATTTGACAGCTCAAAATGTATGCCAGCCAGCGCACactcttttaaattatttataaaaaactgtGAAAGTGCTGTGCTGTGTGTCTCAAATGTGTCCCTAGGACTGAGGAATAGAGCCAGAACAAACTGTAAGTGAAACCTATATCTTGCCTAATTCGGTTTTgctaattatttcaatattcaaatGTCGTAGTTCAAAcaggaggtactctaaaaaaaattgtttttgaattttttattgtaccatttcgtcggcatagtttacatatatattcgtgcaaaattacagctttctagcattgatagcacagacagacatggcgaaactataagggttccggttttgccattttggctccggaaccctaaaaaggagcaATGGATTGACGAGATTTCTGGCATAgacatagtttatgggccagagactgacataggctactttttaccccagaaaaatgcagttccctaGGGAGCaaaagctgcgggcaaaagctagtacacaTAAACAGTAaacagatataaaaaagtgagaCACTAATGTAGTAATTCCATTACAGGGCACCGgtctcctctcaaaatgagaggttTAGGGCCGTAGTTTCCAATGCAGCCCCAATGTGGATTGAGAACTTCGGGAAGTACAAGATAACACCACTTGGAATGTCAACATTGTTATACTTACATTCATTTGTTCACCAGTTCCTTTTACTACTTGAATATATTCTGTCATGGCTTTGGCTTGTTCAGATAGTTGCTGTAGTGATTGTGATAGTTCAGTCTGAAACAATAGTCATTTGTACTTAATAACTGTCCAGATACTTCAGATGCATCATGCTGATTATTTGACTCTTAAAATCATTAAGTGGAACATTACATACCTTATGTGCACGAGCTGCGCTTGATAAAGGTTGTGTAACATGTGAAGAATGCCTTTCATTTACACATCGCTGGCATATAGGGACTAGGCAAGTATTACAGTACAGGACAGGCGGGGATCCATGGTCAGTGCATGTTGTGCCAAGGGTCCTTAGTTCATGCTGCGCAAGAGGCCCACGGATAGGATGCCAAGCATCTCTGCAACCCGCACAGTAACGCACTGAGCATTGCTCGCACCTCACTATGGCTGCTCGCCTCTCACCTTCACACATCTGACAAGCTTCTTCGGCGGGTGGTGCGCCAGTAACGCCTCCAAAGCGTTCAACAATAGTCCGCATAACGCGGAACGGTGGCAGGCCCTCTGCTCCATTGTCGTCTAAGTACACTTGCTTGGTGCATACAGGGCATGTCAAACTGAAAGCTGCGTTGTGATATGCGGTAGCGGCAGGTGTGCCAGCATAGCTGTTAGGCCGCGAGCCGCAAACCACGCCGCTGTCCGTTTCGCTGGACACCGAAGCCTTGTCCGCCTCCTGGTAGTCCGTGGCCGCGGCGCCATCGGCTTCGTGCACCGGGCTCTGCAGGCCAACCGCACACACGCGACAAAGGGCATGTCCGCATGGCAGTAGCACTGGCTCTCTGTAAAATTCCTTACAGACGAAGCATCGTAATTCCTCTTCCATTGTTAGTCCACGTAATTAAAAATGCACGTTACTATAATCCCATTGACGTGTTGTATTACTGGTTCGTTAACTATCTAGAACTTTTTCTAGTGTTACAAAATAGCAGCAATAAAAACCAGGGTCACTGGTAATAGCCGTTCCACTCATGGATATAATCATATTGCCCAGCACTTTCCGTTTCGTTTCGTGTGTCACTTATATATGTAATGCGATATTTTGAAATACTTATAGCCGACGTTTTATACTGGATTTAGTTTCAAAGTAAAAATGCAATGTttcagtaaatataaaaataaacaataactcCATCACCACCAAAAAGTACAACGCATGTACAACGAGAGACTGATTGgatttgactgactgactgaatgATTGAATGCGAATGATGAGATGAATGAAacgaatgaaataaaattgaacAAGAAagtagaggtgggtaaatccggatctgaagattcaaaaagagtcagatcctcaagcggatccgaatcccttaatgactcctttcaaatcttattgactccggagttactaactccgactggatcgagcggctcgcctcgctcgtgatcgccgtcacgctcactcacactgactcgctccgtccgcctgctttcgctctcgctcggctcggatcggatcggcagggctactacgaaactcgaagttcgtatcgtaccgtccctctcgctctcgtattaaatagtataagtgtcagagggaccgcacgacacgaactttgattttggagtttcgtagtagccctgcggatcggatcttgaacttggatcttattatctatgtttggttggtcggttcggttcggttcggttcgtagtagccctgcggatcggatcttggacttgtttatctatgtttggttggtcggttcggttcggtactcggacttggactaacgaacaaatctttctctctctcacgaatctgtactgtacttcagttcagtcagcgggtggggcaccgcagtaccgtaccgacaccgaccgaccgaaccgagccggagcggatcggccatagataaattaataatcgctcgaaagacccggagtcaataaaggagtcggattcaataagcggattcggtaccgacaccggagctggatctagtgagtcagatcacttcgcggagttgagattacccatgtctacaAGAAAGGTGAAAAAACAAGGAAAAATGTAAAACTCTACTATAGACTACGATAAaacatatcgatggtggaagtctcaattgacgtaagggacaaaatgctacttttcaggagagcgaaaagaagtttttggtaattttcaaaccctcacagcattgttaatgtttaacttagcaggacgttataattacgtaaaatcttgaattttcttgctttcaacgtgaaactatagacattttcgtaaaaagcttaataagaaaattgctgtcccttacgcccttGACATACGGGTGTTATAGCCCCTTACactcataaaccgtaaataaataaataatgtagtaaccgatttttggtcttataggacatcatatattttatttgctacatatttggacgtaagttccagtaataaaattaaaaaaaatagtgaattaactcaaagaaccactttaattatttaaaataacgcgcaaaagccgtatttttttgcacgtccccttaaaaaatatgtaatttgtaacattttcttaagttttagttttagttttagttttttgcgaggcatattaggacatccaaggatgtcgttcccttccaaacaccgggtgtttataggttgattgtagttgtggtagttcctatatcggacagacgaaaagaacaatagctgagagggtcaaggaacacattgcagctgttaaaaatcgccaggtaaacaagtcagccatagccgagcatttgttggagtcagggccaaaccactggattgagcttcacaatcccaaaattctgtccacggaacgtcatttttactcaagaatggtacgtgtcgcggttgaaataaaaaagcataagaatttcaaccgggacgatgggtataagctttcatcttcgtggaatcctgttattaataagtgtcggcgtcgggatgaatgttcggagggacgatcggacgttgttagtgttgtgtgtcggtgtgatagggtgactaataaaagtgaccaagtgcgggtagttcgtgatacgagtgccggcactactagtgatcaagtgcgggtagttcgaagaactcccCGCCCGCACCCCCCGCAACCCgcacttggtgatttttatttgtcaccccatcacaccgactcacaacactcatcccgacgtcgacacttattaataacaggattccacgaagatgaaagcttatatccattgtcccggttgacatttttatgcttttttatttcaactgcttcacgtaccattcttgagtagaaatgacgttccgtggacagaattttgggattgtgaagctcaatccagtggtttggtcctgacaaggaagatattgcagctgtttaaaatcgccaagtaaatatgtgtttatcccggaaaatagcatagttccggcaggatagcgataaacgaactgatgatgttgttgatgacgatgatgatgaactgatttttcactaccaccactggcgtactaacgctgcttgcttgcattattgcttacatgcttgcttgcttgcttgcatgcttgcttgcatgtttgattgcatgcttgcttgtactatttgttgcacatttgggagtattcttgcttgatttgttgtttgcatgcgtgcttgccttctggcttcacgcttgcttgcatgcatgcttgcactatttatgcttcctccaacacactgcttgcagctgtgagggagtgggacgccagcccgcttcatgagcgctggaggagataccatagaccggtcatcgcgggatcggggtagcccgcgatgttcatctaacccaggccgataaaattgcatgtttgttgagttgattgacaaaattacatgctcacttgcaagcttgcttaggtggttgcttacatgcttgcttgcttgcttgcttgcttgcatgcttgcttgcatgctttcttgcatgcttgcttgcactatttcttgcacatttgggagtatgcttgcttgagttgttgtttcaatcactacaagttttaaaaaccatctgttttgatgcctcctacgacctaacattaacaatgtattttaattaactaaaagaagcaagcaaggtattttactttaagtgccccttacacccataaagtaacctcaatttttaaaatgtctgtttgttactgtcccttacgaccaacaatttactctagttttagcttttgatgtcccttacgcccataaaagtatttcttattttataaattgctgttttttaatgtcccttacgacgttccgattataccatttttaactctcaacatacataattaattatacaggccaattattattatatatg
Above is a window of Choristoneura fumiferana chromosome 2, NRCan_CFum_1, whole genome shotgun sequence DNA encoding:
- the LOC141445411 gene encoding uncharacterized protein (The sequence of the model RefSeq protein was modified relative to this genomic sequence to represent the inferred CDS: added 155 bases not found in genome assembly) produces the protein MSKELLGLIAEQEQAMGIIQKMQINFKNTGKARLTRGYVKARKETLEEYWKNFVETNREIIKTVNKEDMEHHSYFINDYYSTYEEFYIDLKAEMTDILEDTSQISNQMNQSQHPSKSEEIKLPKITIPQFTGNYQDWTSFHDLFISLIHNNINLGNVQKLHYLKSCLSGEPEHLLKHLPVTDSNYNLAWSMLKSRYDNKRIIVNSILSRLINQRKINTGTAKSIRELLDTTIECLNKLKAEGVNTESWDTIIIHLIVSKLDTETHKAWEEEVSDMNINELPSMSKFSKFLEKRFRVLEMIQPIQSTNQNAKTNVQSEHYHEIEITSLFVDTEIHKCAYCNQDHRIFQCREFQQLILEEKIDVVQSKRLCFNCLIPGHPARYCINKSSCHICGKRHHTLLHRGYTYSHSHEREKLKRTREIEHEKQIREAKHERQNREIKHEKQNREIKQQKQSREINQEIDNNEKYQPETKNEQVGREINNHEEKGVDELHDKTMTKYKEYYIKKIEMKHNTRIENQKQSTPNFNSGESRLQNLNSIAKSSRQSQTEENNYKTHKQKFN
- the LOC141445393 gene encoding E3 ubiquitin-protein ligase TRIM9-like produces the protein MEEELRCFVCKEFYREPVLLPCGHALCRVCAVGLQSPVHEADGAAATDYQEADKASVSSETDSGVVCGSRPNSYAGTPAATAYHNAAFSLTCPVCTKQVYLDDNGAEGLPPFRVMRTIVERFGGVTGAPPAEEACQMCEGERRAAIVRCEQCSVRYCAGCRDAWHPIRGPLAQHELRTLGTTCTDHGSPPVLYCNTCLVPICQRCVNERHSSHVTQPLSSAARAHKTELSQSLQQLSEQAKAMTEYIQVVKGTGEQMNVSITMLTFQVVLSCTSRSSQSTLGLHWKLRP